In the genome of Lactobacillus intestinalis, the window ATCAATTATATAAAGTAGCGCGTCAATTGCGCGATAACTCTGGCTTAGATATTTCAATTGAACACTTGGCTGGTGGAGTTGATCGTGAACGTCAATTAGAAAAAATTCAAAATAAGAAGCCACAACTGATTATTGCAACTCCCGGAAGACTCCTTGACTTTGTAGAAAAGAAGATTTTTAGTGTTGATCAAGTAAAAGTCTTTGTAATCGATGAAGCCGATATGACGTTAGATATGGGCTTCTTGGCAGACATCGATAAAGTTGCCTCTAAACTTCCTAAGGATGTTTTGTTTGCGGCCTTTTCTGCAACTATTCCAGTTAAGCTTTCTAACTTTTTACGTAAATATATGGCTCATCCCGATGAAATCATTATTGATAATCCAGCAATTATTGCGCCAACGATCAAAAATGATTTGCTTGATGTCGGTTCAAAAGATAAAAAGCGCGTTTTGCAAGAGCTTTTGACCATGGGACAACCATATTTAGCCTTAGTTTTTGCAAATACTAAGCAAAAAGTTGATGAAATTACTGATTATTTGCAAAGTCAAGGGATGAAAGTAGCCAAAATTCACGGCGGAATTACCGAACGTGAAAGAAAAAGAACTTTGCGCCAAGTAGAACAAGGTCAATTCCAATACGTGGTAGCTAGTGACTTGGCTGCGCGCGGTCTTGATATTGACGGGGTTAGTTTGGTAATTAATTACGAAGTTCCAAGAGATTTGGAATTTGTTATTCACCGAATTGGCCGTACTGGTCGAAATGGATTGTCAGGTCATGCCATTACTTTAATGCGTGAAGAAGAAATGGGCCGCATTGAAGAGCTTGAAAAAATGGGCGTTCATTTTGACTTTGTAGAAATTAAAAATGGTG includes:
- a CDS encoding DEAD/DEAH box helicase; translation: MNNIFTDSRIRPELQAGLKKIHFDKPTKVQEEVIPAMLSNQNVVVQAATGSGKTHAYLVPVLNKIDENSDYVQAIITAPSRELADQLYKVARQLRDNSGLDISIEHLAGGVDRERQLEKIQNKKPQLIIATPGRLLDFVEKKIFSVDQVKVFVIDEADMTLDMGFLADIDKVASKLPKDVLFAAFSATIPVKLSNFLRKYMAHPDEIIIDNPAIIAPTIKNDLLDVGSKDKKRVLQELLTMGQPYLALVFANTKQKVDEITDYLQSQGMKVAKIHGGITERERKRTLRQVEQGQFQYVVASDLAARGLDIDGVSLVINYEVPRDLEFVIHRIGRTGRNGLSGHAITLMREEEMGRIEELEKMGVHFDFVEIKNGELVPRKHYRRRDNRQSKNRKLDTKLVGYVKKEKRKRKPGYKKKIKRAIAEDNRQKRKLEQRHEIRKAKRQRKRRREQGR